ttttggctccgaaactaacccatTTTCTTGTTcactttcaggatgagtaacctgaacaaattggactttgctccattgggaacaactggctctggatatcacaggtgggttagTGATGTCCGCCAgtatctcaaggccgatggaatcttggataggATTCTTGAGCCTAACCAGGACGTGCTAATTGTTAAGCAAGCTCAACATTTGGAAGCAAATAAAGCAGCCTTAGAGGAAAATAAGGCGaaaaccatcatcctaatgactcgtcatatagatgattcgctccagtatgagtgtatgaatgaagaagaccccagaagattgtgggtctcactcgaagaaagatttgtcaacgtccgtgactccctgcttcctgacctagaagtgagatgacatagcctccgcttctgtgatttcaagtcagttcttgactacaactcggaagcacttcgcattaaatccttaatggaattctgtggtaaagagatcatggatgcgatattgattgagaagactctctctaccttccccgtctctgcattgatggttgctaagaactatcgaatcgatgttactgcaggacggatcacaaggtttcatgagcttgttggagctatgaatgtcgctgaaaagcatgacaacatccttgtgaataactataattagagattcgtggaaacagagcatattccggaatccaattataaccgcaccccaaagagagggcgctaagagcaaaaccctaattttagggatacttctggacgttctgatccatataatcgctctacttggtaaggtaaccaccaaaataggcgaacacggaaccgaataGGTCaaagtggaaagagagagggaggcaacgcctctggccatgttggtggcgccaccaacactaagagccatctaaatgaggctttcaaagtgcctgaatcaatggagtctgagcaaagatatgtatgttctcgatgtggagtatctgaTCATttggcacacatttgtagagctcatgaagaaattgtcactgcctataaagcatattgtgaagtaagagaagttcactatgtggaacaagaagatgaagaagatgatctagagtgaagagtttaagactacaaatctagctgggatcaatagatcgccaattctgtttaagtctttatttttccaagagatgtaataggcaattgccatatgctttgtagtaaatgtcattggtttagtttttcttcacataggctcatccaaaataagtatcatgtctaggaaggttttgagataagtggtacttaagcgagctttccttcaccgacatctctctactcacctggtcatatttattttggagttatcgaaagaagttaaacgactaccttgattttgcattagctagcattggattagattctcctaatggttaagagacaatgatgtactctgttggcttatgaataaaatttcgagttcttttcattatgactcaattttgattctgagcatactacgatggctgggccatcagtattaattcaaggacatggaatagctcaAGTTCCCcatgccaaatggcaccttgattattgcacctatgaatagccaacgaattccatgcgaaaacgcatgtagagaacggaaataagttcctttgcaatacctctaatgattgagaacaaaggcgcatcttagagaagtttatatgTCTCACTaatggactctatgtcactattcgagctattaaatccaataaagtcatgagagaagatctcttggatttagacacatattggctttgtcacgacatgataggtcatcctggtcctAATATGATGATCCGTTTACTAAAGACTtcgcacggacatccattctctcaagcgaaacgaagcatgaatcaaaagttgattcttggactaagtgtgaccgccgccgctGCCTCTGGCGCCGCCCACCACCGTCCTAGGGCTgccacagtccctatccatgatgtcatggatggcgtccatcatggcgATGGCGCCCTAAGTGATGCTGCAATcgccaactttgcttcaaatagcgtttcagacgctcaggcccaaccaaaatcctcattggttgctgttaaagcctctcgctcgttttacaaagcctgttccttagggaaattaggactgagaccgtcccaTGCaatggatatgaaaatactcattatgttcctACATAGAGTCTATGGGGATTTTGTGGACTAGTGCAACCAacctgcggacgtttaaatatctcatgatcatccatagtcttgatcttgaaaaggatcctctttgtctgaaggatgatggcgaagatgtgctaaaggcagaagtgccctacataagtacaattggtgcattattgtacttagctcaatacacaagaccagacatcttatatgttatgaacttgttagctaaggtatagctttgctccaacgcgatgccattagatttgtgtaaaagatatcaTTCGGTaattgagatgtacgattgatgtgggcttgttctatccatgtagagagacgatggattcggacccatcacacaccacactacaaaaaagaattgtaATGGCTTCACTACTTTGCAACGGCATAGATTTGCCGTGGCAGAAAGTCTATTATTAGCAACGACAATTGTTGGTGTCgtagcaataaaaatgagatGCGACGGAAGTATCATGTCGTCGCATATTTAGATATCAATGGCTACTAGGTGACTAATGCCGTCGAATATTCATATATCAGTGGCTACTAGGCAACCAACGCTGTTGCTAATAAACTTAAAATATGCCCTTAACTAAAGAAAGAGAATTCAGTCGCTTCGGGAGAAGAAAGTTGTCAAAGTAGAGCATTACAGATCTCTCTCTCCTTAATCTACTTTCTATCATTCACTTCCTATTTTCTCCTTTTCGCTTTAGAATCCTTTCTCTTTCAATTTGTGTTACTTGATCCAGTTCTCGTTTCAGAATAATTTTGAATCAAGTTTCAGAGAATTAGATTGATTAGGTTTAtagatagagaagaagaagattgcaaaATAGATTCTTATGTAGCAGAGAGAACAAAACTATGGAGTATATGATGAACAAGCTCTGGAATTTGGATACATATCCCAAAATCAATGAAGATTTCTACATCCGTACCCTTTCCTGCAACGTCATCATGACTCTCGCACCTCCAACGTTATGCTCCTGCGATCTTCCTCTTTGAGCTCCATACGTTTTCCTTTGGTAAATAAATTTCTCTTTGTTATTTGATTGGAATTTCTGTTTTCATTGAAGATCTGTTAgattctagggttttgaattatgaAGTAATGTGAATTTTGTATTTCAAGTTACAGATCTGGTAGAGCTCTTTAGCGATTCAATTTTTGAGGCTTTAATTGAGTCTGGATACTAAGGTAAAACTATGTCTATATCTGTTTTAAGAAATTAAATaataatagttatttccttgTAACTTCTTTTCCATTTTTGGCTGGTTATTTTAACTCCCATCACAATAAAAGCATATAGTGTTCGTACCAGTATTGAATGTTACATGTGATCTAGCTTACCTAAAATTCGGTTGCTTCTAGGATTTGGTCTCTTCTCCTTACTCTGCTAGCACTAGGTTCCATTCGTCTCTTCTTGTTTTTAACATGTTCTCCCACTATAAAAACCATGCTCGGATGATGTGGTATTTAATCAAACTTTTAATCATTTGCCTCATTAAATGGCATGTCTCATTATCAGCCTTTGGGCTTCTTTTCGACATCTTGGATTCAAATCCAAGCACATCCAAGCAATGTCTTTTTTTAAGGTGAGCATCCATGTCCTTTGTTAATCATACTACCATgttgaatttattttgaatacATTATAAGAATATTGACTATATATCAATGATAGTCACTCATATTGCAGTGGCCAATTTAGTTTGTGTATATCTTGTAATATTGAAAAACCTGCTTAGTTGCCCGGTTGTTCCTGTCTTGCAGGTGTATGTGTACTTCTAGCAGCGTGCGACTAAAAGATAGCCTGAAACTGATGATTCTGTTAAAAAGTGGTGCCCAAAAAATATTGCAGCCAAGGTGATTTCAATACGTACTATGTGTTTCATAGTGTTGTTTTGCTGGCCTTTTACTATCATATAGGAACTACATCCATtttaatatatgtgtgtgtgtgtaccttTTATAGAATCTTGTTACTGACCTAAACATACTAGTCTTGTTATGCATTCATGATTTGTTGTACTAGTTTGCTAGTTTTGATTGTTTGGCTTTTTGCTTCTGTTATACTAGGGTGCATTATTGGACAAACATATAGCCGAACAAACTTTTGGAAATAAATGATTGCAAGCTATTGGTCAGCCACTAAAATCTTTCTTGGTAGGAGACTTGTGCTGATTGATTAGCCAACTTGCCACTCAATTCTCTTTTATTAGCACTCTATTTGTTCAACCGTTACCTATATTTGGGTTGTAGGGTGTCTTGAATGTCCTTATAATTAACTTTTTTTGGCTTGACACAAATATTGTTAAGGTTTCTAAGTGTGTTTATCATTCCGTTCATGAAAACTATTCAGCAAGTACTTTAATTAGTTCGACACTTGTTATTTTTTCAAGCTGATGTTCACTGACGAATCTCATATATTGGTGtctgtgtgtctatatatatataaaatatctTAGACCCTTCAAGAACTGGTTTACACTAGGAAGAAGTTTGTTTATAAACTTAACTGTTTGGCTTTCAATCCATTTAATGAATGAGTTGTTGAACATACCATTAGCACGAGAGAAACACCTTTAAACCTGAACAACTGCATTGTTCTAACTATGGATTGAATATGATAGTTGTTCTTATAAAAGTACTAGCATACTTGGGCTCGTATCTGCCTCTTACATTCAATGTTTACTCTTTTTGAATAATTCTGGGTCCATGAAGGTGCTTTTGGTTCTGATCGGTCACTTCTTACTTGGAATCTCTGGGACAATATCAGTAACAAGCATGTCTGTAGTTGGTCATCAAAGAGAGATGAGTGATGTGAATACCCATCCTCCTCTGTCTCATGAAAACTTGTATAGATTTAtacttttatgttttgaatgtcCATTTTTATTCATTCAGATCCATCATGAACACTTATGTTCTAGTGATGACACTTAAACGATTGAGAGTTGTGATAAATATTAGCCATTTTTTCATTAACCTAGAAGACACATACGTAATACATTTCAGATATTGTACACTTGGCCTACTGAAAAAATACCTAGATACATTTATGCTTTTGTTTATCTAGTTTAGGCTTTTGGTAGTATTAGCTTCTAGCTAGCTATTGCTTTGTTAATTGAAGATTGTTAGTTTTGGTTCTTAAACTTAAACTTAGCTAACTTCATATATTTCTTCAAGGTTGTATTTAACATTTTGGCTCTATGTAAAATTTGTCATATAGGTAGTGCTTTAAAGCATCCAATCAACCTTGGTGAGCAGCTTCTGTTTCAATCTTGAAGTAGAGGAAGATCACTACCTTGTAAAGCTTAATTATCTTGTAAATTTTCGTAAaaccttcattccttttgtaaCATTcatgaaaacaattaaaatataaCATTCCTTTCTATATAAGCTTTATTCCTTTTTGTATAgcttttatcaaaaaaaaattggcatgcAAATATGCATGCAAGAGttttttattcataaataaCACTTTTGCGATGGCGTTTTGCAAATAACTTTTGTAGCAGTTAGTGGCGTCGCCAATGGTATTGGACTATTGGCGACGGCATTTTTTAGTCGCAAGATTTTGCGACCGAAAAATGTTGTCGTCGCTAATACTCTTACGACAGTGTATTTGCCGTAGCAAATAACATTAGCGACGCTACCAACGGCGACCAAAGTTTTGCCGTTGCCAAAagtcatttgcaattgcaaatgaagttTTTGCTACTGCATTGCACTGTAGCcgatgcaattttttttttgtagtgccaggaacgccgccaacattggccttcgtcctctatccccattccaaaaccacatgtgttttggaaggttttgctgatattaggtatctctctgacccacacaaatgtcattcccaaactggttaagtgttcatcatgggtaaagaccgtgatatcttggaggtctacagaatagaccctagtcactatatcttcgaacaatacaaagattattgctcttcacgaagtggttcgtgaatgtatatggatcgGATCCATAACTActcatgtttgaacaattgtggtttgaagtctacaacatatgagcctacgagcatttaggataacgCCGCTTGTTTTGAACgaatgaagtaaggctacatcaaaagcaacaacaccaaacataatcaacaacaacagactctccttaagatcatagtgaactaggttcgatttgaggacagtgtggcagacttgctcactaagtcattgcctaaattctacTTTTGAGAAacgtgttggtagcatcgtttgcggaagttatctgaactctcatgactgtagtcatcagggggagatgcagacattagggggagatgtctacacgtatggtctcgaaacgtgaatggtgtattatgctctttttccctttcgaccgaggttattgttgtcccactgagtttttgttactcggcaagatttttaatGAGGTAACGAGAGGAACACCAcctttgggcgacacaagggggagtgttcaagtaaatccaaatatgtgtctggcccaaactctaagttacttgatcTAGTTGCAATAGGATTTTGAATAAGAGATATTATctgagatattcatagatatccgattaattgtacgattatctttccttgtacaactctgattctatgtctatcctctatataaagagacatctattatcaatgaaaatacgactcgattctctctcaatttcagttttccttaaacaatttcTTTGGTATTTGGAAAGAATCACTTTCTCccttattttttattcattcaAGAAAGTATTTCCTTTCTTGTTGTATCCCAAACGTAAGAAATGAACAAGTTCATTTTCCTAATACTTATTTTCTGGAAACCAAAAATAGGATTTTTATTTTGCTAATGATCACCTAAATTGTGGAGCAGCCCCCTAGATATCAAACCTCTTGATATTAGCAAATAACAAGACGTCAAGTCGTCAACTATAAAGGAGGCTGTAGCCTTTTTTCAAACCAAGACCTATCCAAAACACCTAACTTTTTAGTTCCCAAAGAAGGACAAGTATAATTCAGAAactaacaatttttttcttctaaattaGGAAAATGTGTTAAATCATGAATCCACCAGCCACATCACACCACACCAATGTCACCAAACCTTTGCAAACTGTTGGTCACAcataaaatgaaagaaaagttAGCTAGTGCCTCAAGGTGAAGGACAATTCGGTAAAACCATATCTTTTTTTGCTTTAAGTTTTGCTCCAGTGGAGTCTTCACCTACCTCTGCATCTGTTGCTCCGCCGTTGAAGTACTTTCCGAAGCTTCAAAAGTTAGCTGGTCAAGTCAGCCCAGTTTGATGCCTGTGGTTCTGATCAACTCGTATATGGCAGCTAAAATTTGTTAACTTTTTTAACTGTCTTTCCATTCTTGCAGAGGTCAGAATGTTAATGGGTTTAAAGCAGTACAAGAAAGTTACTGTCTTTACGTTATATTATATAGGGGACTGAAAGTGATGACGGCTTctcttctcctatatatacaccTAACTCTACCCACCCACCTCAGTCTTTCTCTGTTACGCTCGAAACCCACTTCAGTTTGCTGACATTCCTCAAGTCTAAAGCAAGCTATGACTCTCAGCAGTATTCCGGTAATGCTTTGTTTTCTGCATTTAGATTCTGGTTATGTGGTTTTTGATTGTGATTGCATGTTCTGGGTTTGTATGCTTGTTTTGGGTTTTAGTTTCAGTGGCCCTTTTGTTTGGTTAATGAGAAATGAAGGAAAGAAGTGAAAGAaaatggggttttgggtttatgGTTCTTGCACGATTGTGGGATTCTCTGTTTTTGCTTTGTTGTCTTTGCTTTTGATGACTGCAGTAACTAAAAAGACTTGTCTTTTTTATCTGTATGTTTGAAATTTCAATGTATTTGGTTTTTCTTGCTCTTGTAAGAAAATTCAGTACAGAAATAAGATAGGATGATTTCAGTGACCCTTCTGTTTTGGCTAATGAGAAAATGGAGGAAAAGAAAGCAAGCGAGTTGAGAAacggggtttttggttttatattTCTTGCTGTTTTCTAGGATTATAGGATTCTCTGTTTCTTTGTCACTGGTTTTTAAGGAAATTTAGTGTTGAAATGGATAATGCTTAGACTTTTAAGCTTCATTGTACTTTCATTTGTAATATCGAGCAGTTAGATTTTCAGTTGAATGACGTCCTTTTTAGTTGTGTGCTCGTTTTGCTAAAGTTTTCATTGATGAACTTGTAGTTGGCTACGTCGGATCTTCAAATCAGTCATGGAGCTCGAAGAAATTCGACACTAATCTGTGCGCCGGTAATGGGGGAATCAGTTGATCAGATGCTGCGTCAAGTGCGACAGGCAAAGGAACTTGGTGCTGACCTTGTTGAGATTCGGTTGGACTACATTAAGAACTTCAGTCCAAGACAAGATCTCGAAACTTTGATTAAGCGCAGCCCTTTGCCAACACTCGTCACTTACAGGTAGCTATAGAGCCTCTTGATATATCATGTAGTTCAATAAAATATGTTCACAAAATTTACTTGTCATAATGGGATGGATACCAAGTCTCAGATTATAAGCTCTTTTGGATTCTGAGAACTTACAGGGCCACTATAATGGTTTGATTCTttgatttatattgttttgtttctttaggTGATTGAATCAGAGTGGTCGTTTAGTCTTGTCCATCACATCTCTAACAAAAAAGTTGTTCTCACTTGGATTTTCATTGATGTTTTTTAAAACATGCAAAAATTATGTATCTGCATTGTTGATAAAAATTGTTCCTTTAATATTGAATTTGTTTTCATTTAGAGATCTTTATTAAGTGCAGTTTAGCAATCTTTCTTATGCTTCATGTACCTACCTACCTTACAGGCCAAAATGGGAAGGTGGTGAGTATGAAGGAGATGAAAATAAGCGACAACAGGCACTCATTTTAGCCATGGAATTGGGAGCGGATTATATTGATGTTGAACTAAAGGTAGGAATGCCATGTATCTTTGGAATTCACAAACTTGTTAGTTTTTCTCTTTTATGAATTATAACGTATACAACATGTTGAAGTTCTGATATTCTAGTCACTGAAACTCAAATTTTTTTCTCATGAAGGTAGCAAATGACTTCTACAGTTCTATTCAAGGGAAGAAGCCAGAAAAGGTCAAAATCATAGTTTCTTCCCACAACTATGAGAATACTCCATCTGCTGAGGAAATTGGCAATCTTGTTGCAACGATACAAGCCACTGGAGCTGACATAGTCAAGGTCGCAACAACTGCCTTGGACATAACGGACAATGCAAGAATATTTCAAGTGCTAGCGCGTTCTCAAGTAAGTGACCAAACCCATTATTTTGATGTTCTAAAAATTATACTTTCATATTGTACCAATATGTTCTTCCAATCTTGTTAATTTAACAATCGAGGTATTAATATGTATGGACGAACATGATTAGTAATGTaataatgaaattgaaaatgcaAATGAAACACAAGATAAACTATGTTGCTGAACTGATACATATAAGGTCAAAGTATTCAAAAAGATccagttttgaatttatttttttgtggaAACTAAAAGCATTAAATAAGAGTTCTTTATGTCTCGAGTTATCAGGTTATAGGATATGTTCGAGTTATCAGGTTATATGATATGTTCTACAATCTGCAACTGACGTTTGTACTCAACTGTAGGTCCCAATGATAGGACTTTTGATGGGTGAGAAGGGTTTGATCTCTCGTGTACTTAGTGCAaaatatgggtcatatgtcacATTTGGTACACTAGAGGCAGGTGAGGTATCAGCTCCTGGCCAGCCAACTGTAACGGATCTGTTGGAGTTATACAATTTTAGGCAGATTGGAGCCAATACCAAAGTACATGGTGTGATAGGAAATCCTATTGGTCACAGCAAAAGTCCTCATCTTTACAATGCAGCATTTAAAGCAAATAACTTCAATGGAATTTATTTGCCATTGCTGGTTGATAGCGTTGCAAACTTTATCAACACCTATAACTCCCCTGATTGGGTTGGGTACAGGTAAAATTTGATCTCAGAAGCTGCTAAATAATATGTACTTTTCTCTTACGTCTTCTTGCTTTGTACCATTAAACGAATTTCACTTATTAACTGCCAAAGTCTGGTGCTTTAAAGAGTTTCATTATGTTTATATTCACAAGCAAGTTATTACTTATTAGTCTTTGAATTCATTTTAAAGCTTCAGGAGTGAAAGTCTCAGAAGTCAAAACAAGAAATTTATACTTTTTTCTACTTCTTTGGAAATGTGAATTTAAACAATGATAAACGTCAATTTATTGCAGACACGTAAGATACGTTTCATTGACGGTATCTCAAGACAGTCTAATGTAGACAGCATGATACATTCCCCTTAGCATATTGTTGTCAATGGGATTAATTCTATTTATTTGAAATACAGTTACACAATTCCTCACAAAGAAGCTGGATTCAAATGTTGTGATGAGATTGATCCTAATGCCCTGGTACATTAttagtttcttttctttgacaTATTTTCTGGCATATGGTCATTGCAGTACATTTCCTCACCTATTTATAGTTTGAGATAAAATTTGACTAGGAAGGTCATTGAGGCATCTAACTGGCATGcatattaaaacaaaaatctCAATTCTTTTTACAGGCAATAGGAGCTATTAGTTGCATGATCAGGAACCCAACTGATGGGAAGTTAAAGGGCTATAATGTTGACTATCTTGGAGCAATTGCAGCTATTGAGGAAGGACTTCGAGGTTTCTTTTCATTTGACATGCTACACAAAATTCATTTACTAAGCTAATTTGGAAAGGTGAATAACCGCACTAGCTTTTTGTGCAGGATTAGGATTGAACGGTTCAAGTAATGGATCTGGTTCCCCATTAGCTGGTAGGTTATTTGTGGTCATGGGAGCTGGTGGTGCTGGAAAGGCGCTTGCATATGGTGGAAAACAAAAGGGAGCAAGAGTTGTCGTTGCCAATCGCTCATTTGGTGAGTCTTCAATCTTGCGCTAATACTTTGCCAACCAATTTTTTTGGTCTAATGCTTAATGATCGAAAATCTGCATTGCTGATAgaatttatattttttcttctcttccacCTCTTTATAAGAACAATAcgataaaaataaattttaactTGGGTTAATAAACAAGCAGGAACAAGTATGTGAAAAGAAAGCTGGGTTTAAATGAATCTTCTTTTCACTTTTCTCCATGATTGGTGCTTTTTTTGTGTCATGAACATGAACAGTTGTTGTAGCTGCTGTTCATAATTTAAATCTACCATATCTCCCCTTATACTTTGATCTGAAGTAGCAATTTTCCTTGTTAGATAAGAATCTCATTCTTAGAgagttcaattttgttttttctgaCTGCTAGACAAAGCCAAGATACTGGCCGACAAAGTTGGAGGAGAAGCTATTACTCTTGCTGAGTTGGCAAACTTCCATCCAGAGGATGGTATGGTTCTTGCAAATACCACATCTGTTGGAATGAAACCAAGAACTGATCAAACACCCATCCCAAAGGTTTGTCCACCGTCACATTCTATAGTTATTTGTGCAGTTGTCAATTTGATGAAAGATCAAGTTTCTAGAATTTTATCTATATGCTGCAACTAAGTATTGTCTGATTTCTCCAACCAAAAAAGAGTTTTAAGTTTCTTCTTATTGTCATACTATTGTAGCATTGCACTGGAAACCCTTGTGTTGACtgttcatcttcatatgcttaAGTAAGTTGACAtacctttctttctttcttttgacaGGAAGCTCTGAAGAACTACTGTTTGGTATTTGATGCCATTTATACACCTAAATGGACCAGACTCTTGACCGAAGCACAAGAGTCTGGAGCAGCTGTGGTTTTTGGGACAGAAATGTTCCTTAACCAAGCATTTGTACAGGTCGAAAAGTTTTCTGGTATACCTGGTAAGTTTAATATGAAATATTCAACCTTTCTATAATTTTCCATTTTAAACACTACCATTTAACTCTTTATCTAATTATGTGCTTGTTCTTAATTTTTTGCCAATGCAGCAAATAAGCAACTGATCAGGGATACATTGGCAAGAAACACATGAGGAACTTGTCTCGAATCTCCTGCTGCAACTTATCCTCTGCTTTCGAGTTGCAGCTTAGTATTATGCAAGTAGCTGTTCATTTGTCATGGTTGTACCAATAAATTTCTGATTTCACTTATGGAATATCGTGTGAACATGAATGTCGAAAAGTTTTGAATTTACTCTAGGCCGTAAATATTTGGCCAGACAAGGTTATTCCACGTGAAAAAAATTTTGTAGGCAATACCCAAAAGCTTCTGGAGAAATATTTTAAGTCAGAAAACTGAAGGGAGTACAACTCTTTCCTCTTGTCTTTCAATTTGGCACTATAATGCAGTAG
Above is a genomic segment from Rosa chinensis cultivar Old Blush chromosome 3, RchiOBHm-V2, whole genome shotgun sequence containing:
- the LOC112191938 gene encoding bifunctional 3-dehydroquinate dehydratase/shikimate dehydrogenase, chloroplastic, translated to MTLSSIPLATSDLQISHGARRNSTLICAPVMGESVDQMLRQVRQAKELGADLVEIRLDYIKNFSPRQDLETLIKRSPLPTLVTYRPKWEGGEYEGDENKRQQALILAMELGADYIDVELKVANDFYSSIQGKKPEKVKIIVSSHNYENTPSAEEIGNLVATIQATGADIVKVATTALDITDNARIFQVLARSQVPMIGLLMGEKGLISRVLSAKYGSYVTFGTLEAGEVSAPGQPTVTDLLELYNFRQIGANTKVHGVIGNPIGHSKSPHLYNAAFKANNFNGIYLPLLVDSVANFINTYNSPDWVGYSYTIPHKEAGFKCCDEIDPNALAIGAISCMIRNPTDGKLKGYNVDYLGAIAAIEEGLRGLGLNGSSNGSGSPLAGRLFVVMGAGGAGKALAYGGKQKGARVVVANRSFDKAKILADKVGGEAITLAELANFHPEDGMVLANTTSVGMKPRTDQTPIPKEALKNYCLVFDAIYTPKWTRLLTEAQESGAAVVFGTEMFLNQAFVQVEKFSGIPANKQLIRDTLARNT